TTCACATCATCTCCAATGAGTTGATAGACATATGTCACTACTGTGGAAGCCTGGATGTCCATCAGCACAAATGAAGGAATGATGTTGCtggaaagagagggaaagacaTTCATATTAATTGCAGGGGAACTGTTTTAGCAGTGTTTCAGCACTGCTTCACAGAAACCACTATGAAAAACTGATAATGAATTTTGTAAGCACAGCACATCAGATCTGAAGCTTGAAGTATTTCACTCTCAACTGTTTCAGTCAAGGAGATGTAGCAGGTACTGTCAAGCCTTCCTCTCAGTTAAAATGTAGCCATTAACCTTCACAAGGTCTGGGTTCAGCTGTGTTATCACAAAGAAACACCCCACCCCCCAGGTATTTCCCACACTTCACATACTTCTCTAAGGCATGATAGGCTCCTGTAGCTGATCCTGGATTGATATAGAACTTGTTTTCATGTTCAAATGCCTCAAATTTGTGTGTATGTCCTGAAATTAGGATGTCCACATCAAATTGCCTCTGTAGCAGTGCCAGGCTGGCCATATCACCCCAGGGAATAACCTGGTGCCCATGAATCAGCCCAATTTTGAACTGTCCAACAGTAACAACTTTCTGTTCAGGGTAATTCAGgttctaaaaattaaaaaacaaacaaacagattaGATGTGCAGcttcatctttaaaaacaacTCCATGCAACACCAAAGAGAGAGGGGGGAAGCTTATGGAAATAATACTCAGTGTAAGAAGCCCTGCTCCTCCAAAAGGAGAGCTACAAAGCTGCTTTATGAACACTGGAGTGATGCAAGgaactgcagagctctgccagcagcaggtcccttGCTGGGCTCCCAGACACAGCCAAGTATGCAAAATACTGCTAAGAACTCCCTGTGCATTCacattagaatcatagaaccataggggttggaagggacctctgaaggtcattaagtccaacccccctgctgcaaaaagaacacccagggcagatcacacaggaatgtgtccagatggttcttgaaagtctccagaggagactccacaacctctctgggcagcctgtccctcacagtgaagaagtttctcctcatgttgaggtggaacttcctgtgttgtcacttggtgccgtttcccctcatcctgtcacaggaacagagactggcccattcttgacactCACCGtgcaggtatttatagacatgaataaggttccctctcagtcttctcaagactaaacagccccaggtctctcagcctttcctcatatgactgatgttccagtcccttcatcatccctgtagcctctgttggactctttccagcatctccctgtctctctggaactggggagcccagcatggacacaacactccagatgtggtcttacaagGGCAGAGTTACTGCCTCTAACCACAGCCCTTCTGCCCAGTTTGCTTTCCAGGTGCCCCCATCTGCCCAGGTCCACCTGCATCACCAATCCCCCAAACGCTGCACACAGAAGGACACTCCCAAGAGAGGTCACTACCTCATCAAAGTCCCCTCTGACAACATGAACATCCCCAGCCAGAGTCTTGAGGTAGTCATAGGTGTCCTTGGTGCAGAGGTTTCCCGTGCAGAGGATGTGTTGGATCTTTCCAGGAACCAGCAGTTTTTTGAACTTGGCTGGGAGGCTGTTGCATCGATGTGGAATGTGAAGATCACCCAACACTAACACCAACTTCCAGGTGCCAGGGCAGGAAAGAAAGATTGTTACAGAGACTTGTGGAGACAAGAACCATTAGGAAACAGCACTGCAATGTTTTCCTCAGCTTCACCACTTTGCATTCTGATAGAAAAGCTACTAAAATATGAATGAAATGGTCATGGAATTTTGCTCTACTGAGGGAAAACAAGAGCCCTTCCTAACACAGAACAAGAGGGGGGGGCTTAAACCACAACATTCTACAGACTTTATTGCCTTATTTTTTGCTGAAAGTTATTGCAAGgtacaacaaaagaaacatggtGCTGCCTGATGTATTTCACACAGATTTGGGAACTatcccatcttttttttttctccttaaacatccaaaaaatactaaataagaCACCTCCAACACATGCTCTCAAGCCCAGACCTGGCTAAATAGTGGCCACTTCCCTTTAAAACTCTACATCCaagtttctttctgctttaattaacttctgttttcttccttatcaaaaataaaaaagcagcaagtttgCAACACATGTTCAGAGCTGAACAGAGTCTGCACTGCAGGAACCACTGAAAGGACCAacagtttaaaaccaaaacaaaaccccaccccaGGGCACTGCAGAGATGCTGACCCAgactgcagctcccaggggctgCTTTATCTTTAATTTCAGAACACTGGATGCAAGGAGAATCCTAATTCAATGGGGGCTTCAAAATCAAGGCTTCAGATTAATTAAGACCATAGTTTAATATCCCTGGCTTTCAATCTGCAAATAGAGAAATAATGCCAGCAAAGCATTTAATTGCTTATTAAGTTATTAATTATGCAACAAGGAGATGAAAAGCTCTATAAAGCATGGGGTGTTAGGCCACTGCAGTGCAGGAACAGTGGCTCTGGAGCCTGACAAACTGCTCCATGTGAAGAGAGAAGCATTATCTTCCAGCCATAATGCTTTGTTAGTCAGACAGTTCCTGACGTGACAAACATCTGAGGTGTTTGGAAAAGACACAGCTCAGAGATCTGTAAGAGCAGCTGTAATTATGCTAAAAAATTACCTTcttttaatatttgcttttaaaatttttaggCCATGCAGCTACcagaaaaggcagagggaacttttctgtttgggttttgggttgatttgggttttttgactTGGAAGCTCCCAGTGCCCCCACCAAAGGCAGGGATCTCTGGGGTGCAGGTGGTGGGAGCACTGGTAAAGCAACACAAGAGCTTTTCAATCAATGAGCTGCCAAATTAAAACTAActctggaggggggggggggggggagaaaaacaacaccaaaaaaagacacattttggATGGTCTTTCAAGAGTTCCCAGTGAAAAATGCTCTCATGAGCATCAGTCAGAtgatcacagaatgccaggttggaagggacctccaggaGCTTCTGGTCCAACCTTTAATAGATGATAAACTTCAATGCACTTAAAAATGGGTAACaactgattttgctttttcaaggCAGATTCTCTTACTGACTCTGAAGAGACTTAGAGATGCAGCACCAGTTACACACTTCGTGTGGGATACAGTCAAACTGCCTCCTGACACACACAACCCCCCGGTCAGCAGAGTGCACGTTCAACACCCACCAGTTCCCTCTGCTGACCAACTGGCAGACCCTGCATCTTCCCCCAAACCACATGTGAGCCCCCATCCATTAAAGAAAAGCTCAGCAAGCTACAATAAcactaattaaattaaaagcatcACGGGGATGTGCAATATCAAATAGTGGCAAAGAATGTTACATCTGGCGTTTACTGGGAATTAGGTGCAATTACTAGGAAATTGGTGGTTTGAACAGCAGCCCCTAATTCATAGGTGCCATTTGACATTAAAATCGTCTAGTGACGTGACCAAGCCCTTACCACCGGTGTTAGCAACAGCCAAGAGGAGTAAACTTACTCTGTGCCCAGCCTTATTGGAATGAAGAAGTTGATTGCAGACAGGGGGGGGGGATGAAAAACAGGGCGAAACATGATCAATgttaaacaaaagaaagcaacagaaaagaaaatatagcCAAATGAATAAGGCAAATCATAATTAATGAATTGTTGATGTTATGGGGGAAGCGttaacaacaaaccaaaccaaaccaaaccaaaccccggctcccagggcagcccccgctgcccgcccctcCCGCGGCCTCCTCACCGCCCGGCGGGCCCTccgggggctgcagctcctctcgGCGCTGCCCTCCCGCCCCTCCCTCTACCTCAGCTCGGCGTCAGGCGCGTTTCTGGCGGGCAGGACAGAAAACCTCCCCGGAGCGCCCGGCGCGGGGCCCGCTCCTCGCCGCaccgccgggccccgcgcccgccgctcCGCTGGCCCGGGCCGCAAGGAGCCAGCCCGGGCTCCCCCAGCGCGGCGGGGCGAGGCGGGGCGAggccccggggccgggcgggcccggTCCCCCCGCCGCTCACCATCCTGCTCGGCGCCGCCGTCCCGCTGCCCCGCTGCGGCTCCTCCCGGAAGCCAGGCCGGCGCCGCCCGCCCGCTACGGCGCCCCCCGGAGGCCAAAACACCCCGGCACGCGTTCCTGCGCAGCCCCGCGCGGCGGCTCCATCCGGGTCCCGGGGGGGGCGTTTCCCGCCGCGCCGTGAGGGAGCGGGGCCGCCATGAAGGGCGTCCTGGGGGGGGCTCACCTCAGAGGTAGCCGTgccggccccgcgccgggcTGCGAGCCGGGAGATAACCGGGAGAGCTCCGCACGGGCCCGGCAGCCGCGGGGATGCGTGAGCGGGGTCCCCGGCCCTGCCCTTCCCCGGGGCTTTCGGGGGGTGCAGCACGGGGGGCTGCGGCCGGGCCTGCCGCTGTCgcagcacagctgaggagctgcctcTTCCTCGTCCCTAGAAGAACAAAGGCAGTTTTGTGGGGCGACGTGAAGCCCCTGAATGTGGCCCGGATCAGAGGGCAGAGGGCTGGATGTGTGTGTGGTACTTCCAAGTGCAGGAGCCACCGCGGTGCCCCCCTGGGCATGCTGTCCTCCTTCCAGAGGCCcaaataaatcagcaaaatgctgctctgccagTGCCAGGGTGGGCAGAGGCTCATTTTGAATCCCACTGcttgcttctgtgtttcttaGGGCTCTGTCTTTACAGATGCCCAGCTGCTTACTGCTGGCTCAAACTTGTTGCCATCTATGAAAGCTAATTTCTGACTTCAGAGGTGTTTTGTCCAATTCGATTCAATCTGTGGTGAGATCAGGTCATACCAACTGCTGCAAAGGGACAGGTGACATCTGAGGTGTGTCTCATTGGAGGCAGCTTCTGAAAACATCAGGGCTTGTGCTGCCAGAAAGGAGAGTAATGTTTTCCACCATGGCCTCAGTTTCCTTTGAAACGTGGAGGAAATTTgctatttttcctcttaaattgTTCTGGAGAAAATGTAGTATAACTTGTTGTTTAACTCAAAATGCATATtgcactgttttcttttcctgccagTGTTTGGAAGAGCAATACATGCCCTAGCACGGATTAGTGATGAGTTTTGGTTTGACCCCGTAGAAAAAGGTGTAAGTGAATTTGATTTACTGtcatttttaaatctttactGGAAGCCTCATATTTACAGTGTTGAATATTGTGTTGTTTTCCACAGGTACCCTCAGTCTGAGATAGGTTTTCTCTCAGCTTCCTCCACTTCCAGGAGGGACAGATGCCATATTTTCTCTAATTGTAATTACAAAATTCATGCCCCTCgtgttcttctgttttctgttaccCAAGCTGAAGTTTGTCCAGGACATCTGGATTAATATCAGGGGGTTTATTTCTGTTGTCATGGGTCAAAAGGCTTATGTTTTGTACCCCAGCAGAAGCTGCCTCTAGAGAGGGTGTTTTTGTACTGGTGTGACTCAACAGGAAGAAAGCATCCACTAACATGCCTCCTGTTAATCAAACACCATTTCCAGCAGAATTAGGGTTTTCCCTAGAGGTTGCTTAGTTAAAAGTGATCAACTCACCTTAATTTACTGAGAGGCTGGAAAATCAGAAATGgagataatttcttcttaagCCTGAAGAATTTCTGAGGTGCTGGGAATGCCTTTGCTCATTTGTACATATCCTGTGGATGGGTGTACAAAAAGTTTGGTTTAGGATAAACTCCAGTCCTTCAAATGCCTGAAACACAAGCTGAGCTTTAAGTGTTGAGGTAACTCTCACTTCAGGGCCACTTAAATGTCCCTAAATTTGATTCCTGTGCCTGTATCAGTGGCTTCTGACCAGTGACAATGAAGGTGAAAAGTTTAACCAAGACTAAATGCATGATGCACCTGTCTTTATTTTGAGATGCAGCCATGCAAAGGATGCATGGCTTAGGAATGGTTACAGGTTTGATATGAAACAGTTTTGAGttgataaattattttgcttgtattttcaGCTTGCCTTAAGATCAGTGAATTCTTCAAGGTCAGCATATGCATGTATCTTCTTCTCATCTATGTTTTTCCAACACTACTGCTGGACAGCTGTCTCTCAGCCAtgtcagaaggaaaaacagttaTCCCTCCCATGTAAATTGATAATT
The sequence above is a segment of the Apus apus isolate bApuApu2 chromosome 16, bApuApu2.pri.cur, whole genome shotgun sequence genome. Coding sequences within it:
- the VPS29 gene encoding vacuolar protein sorting-associated protein 29, with translation MLVLVLGDLHIPHRCNSLPAKFKKLLVPGKIQHILCTGNLCTKDTYDYLKTLAGDVHVVRGDFDENLNYPEQKVVTVGQFKIGLIHGHQVIPWGDMASLALLQRQFDVDILISGHTHKFEAFEHENKFYINPGSATGAYHALENNIIPSFVLMDIQASTVVTYVYQLIGDDVKVERIEYKKS